The sequence TCTCTATATTGAAACTTAGTGAAAATATCCCCTTGTTACTGTTGCTACTGGAGCTACTAGGGTGGAGGCAGCAAGTATTCTGAGCACCATCTTCTGTAAACTGGATTTTAACTCACCTAGCCAAGGTGGTGCTTACAGGGCTTTCTGGAAGATGTGCTTCATGCCATTGCTACCCTCAGAATTGAACCGTTAGGAAGAAACACTAGAATACTGTAAAAAGCCTGACACAAGAAATGCTGCAGTTGCTATTGCACCCAAATCCCAAGTCTAAGAAACCCAACGGCTAAATTCAACTAGAAGATACTTACATCAGTCTAACAAATAAGCTGATTCTATTGCATTTTAACCCCTCTTTATCCTCTAGCTTACCCCATCGAAGTATATCCTTTGGGTGCAGAATTCCTCCCtgtgctgtatttcttttccttgccttcTTTTGGAGATCTCTGATAGACATTACAGATGATACCACGAATTTTGAATGGATTCAAATGATTCTTGGAGAAAACACAGAACTTTGTATTTTGAGCATGACACATTGGACGCATCAGTTTGTCTAAAGGTGACATAAGAAAATGTTGGTTTCACTCCTCAAACCCCTTACATATTTTCTAGAAAGACCATAATTCTCAATATGTAGgggatatttttaaagttacaaaTCTTGATGTCTTTCTTCACTTTTAATTCCTTCTGTCTTGAGTAAACCTCTCAATCATATCAGTTAGGGTTTTTTACgtaatgaaatacaaaagagGAGGAGTTGGATCTGAACTGTGTATACATTCAGTAAGCTAGCAATTTGAGGTATAAAAGTGCCTTGAAAGCCTTATTGAGTACAGGGGCCCAAAaccacaagaaagaaaatttatgtTTTGGCTTTGTAGCAATTGTGGATTGTATATTCTGGGGTGAGTCCTGTAAGTACTTACTTATGCCTCAGCTAGGCAAAATGCCCATTATCCTCAACAGTCAGATGCCTGACATTACTGGGTAAGGATGTGgcataaataattttgaattttatatgCAATAAAGCACTAGAAACTGGAGGTGGTGGCAGCAAGCAGAAAGCAATTTGCTATAGAGTCAACAAATACCACACCATCCACAGTGGTATGAACAGaaactgtgtttttctccttttttttttttttaaatctgaaaaagtAAACTTGTTTTGTACACTTCTTTGTGTGTTTGTCATCTACCAGGAGACAGGTTTCTGGGTGAGTTCCACTAAACTTcaagaaaagcagtaaaaaagcAATAGTTACCAGCTAGAAGGAGCTTGGCCAATTACTATTTTCTACTCATCTGcttatttgtttattcatttatatttcttttcatgtgaaaattctgaattaaaacagattaaatacaCTGGACTGCTTACTGACTGGTCAATGTCAAGTCTATCATGGATGAAGTATAACTGTAAAGTATTACAGACTTCACATATTGAGAGAATTACATGCTTTTCCCTGGGACTTTTCCAGCAAGCGCTTTTATCTAAATATAATATATGTTGGAGGCAAATTTGACATTGTCTCAGTAGCTGAAGGTTTTTACCCTTCATGTTAGCAGCCCTGCATGCAATTTATGCTGAGGTACTCACAGGCAATTTACCAGAGTTATTTGGATGCGGTCGGAGACTCTGCTTGCATTTCATATTATGAAACAGATCATCGGTTTTCAgccatgaggaaaaaaaaaataggcgCGTGCATGAGTTATTCTGCCTTTGTGCAGAACCATGCAGTGATATTACAGACTGGCTCAAAGCTACAAGGCCCAGGTTTTAGGGCTTGAATCTAAAACCAAAGCAGCAGTCTTATCACAAACAGAAGGCTGCAAGAAATGAGGCGGCAGGGCAAAGAAAATCCTGGGCTGCTACTGAACTGGAATGTACATTTTCGGCAGAACCCAGTAGTTTGTGAAGCCAGGATCTGTGCTAAAGGCTTCAATGCCATCTTCAGTAATGAAATAAGTTCCCTGTCTACTTTTGGCATGAATTACTTGgtaaaaaacaagtatttttcttatCAATATGGAGTCACTTTCACTGGTTGTTATTGGCTTGCGTATCACTgtttatgcttttttcttctatggGGGTTGCTTTCTAGTTAGATTTTTAAGAATCAGACTGTTAAAGGGAGCAGTGCACCTACTCTTTCCTTACCTGTGAACAAAACTAAATGTCAAAAACATCAGGATGAAAGAAACTACAAAGAAGAGTATATGGAAACTGGACCTCTCAGAAGACCATTTCTTTCCCATATTTAGctcattttttcatgaaaacaaaataacaatcTCACAGTCAGATTGTTAACCTACATAAATGATCTGAAGATTTTGCACAGATtaagaaaaattgtatttgttgAAATACACATTGTTCTATGTTTTACGTATTTTAGATCAAGGTTTAAAGTAAGAGAAGGAAGGCTTCTAAAGGTACGATAGGAAATTAAGGATGCCAGATTCAGCAGAAAGAACATCCTTCTCCTAACCCACAGAACAGGTGGTTACCCAGcagaaaatagtaataataatgataatccTTTGGAGTTATGAAAAATAAGGGATACTAGAAGGCCTTAGTATAAAAATGGTGTAAATGAGAAGGGACTACATTGAAAGGTGTGTCAATCTGTTTTTCACAAAGAGCCATGTGGATATGTTTTCTGGATAATTTGCCAAGTCAGTAGTATTGGCTGTGTAGTTCTGGAGAATGTGTGGgtgaaaagagtaaaaatatttgtgagacAGAGATGAATTGTGAACTGAATGAGAAGTCACATACTTTCTGTAAATGGAAGACTCTTTAAGTCCAGCAGGAGCCACAGTATCATCTAGTCTGACTTTCCATACGTAACAGATAATGGAAATTTACCAAGTTATGTCTGTAGTGAGCCCAAGAATTGGTATTTTACTGTAGTGTAATGTCCAAAAAGGCATTCATTTTAAGATGGATATTCCATCATTTCTTGTATATTTAATCAACCTCACTGTTAAAAACATATGCTTCATTTCCAGTTTTAATTTGTCTGGGTTTAATTTCCAGCCATTGGTTAATTTTATCCATTTGTCTCTTCTACAttcaatgtgaaaaaaatggtGCATGTCAAATCaagaaatatgtgaaaaatatgGGTGTTAATAACAGCATTCATGCACAGCACTGGAGTGAGAACTGTGGTGGCATGTCTGCATGTCTCCATCATAATCCCCTGTTTTCACTCACTACATCTTTTTGAAACATGAGCATTTTGGACTGAAATTCTGCTTGTTCCATCATAAAAATGAATCTTCTTGAGCAGGTCTGAGCAGAATACTGGCAGCTGTCCTTGAATTATAGAGGAATGATTAGAAGAAATAGTTTTCTCGACAATTCTgccctaccccccccccccccccccccccatgcaccaCATTTTTAGATGTGACTTGAATGAAATACAGCTGGCATTTGACATGCAAAGCTTGACAGAGATGTAATGCTCTGAAAGCATGTGCATTTGTTGTATTTTGGAGGTGAAGAttgattgcttttttattttcacattttgagGTGTGCCTATCATAACACAAATTAAgtgaacaataaaaaaatgaaaacatgcaaTCATAAATAAAACTTGACCAAATATTGATAGTGACTCAACGAGCACTCTCCAATGGGTTTTATAACGGAGCCCATCCTTTCCCTCTCACCGCACCCATCCTTTTAGGAATAGAATGAGTAAACAGATAGGCTCTCTAACAgtgcagaaggcaaaaaaatgcagcttgtaTAGACTGAGTCTGGCAGTGAAATTTGTCATCAAGGACATTTTACTGATGTACTCCCTCTGCCATCAATTAGGAGATATGCAAGTACGAAGATGTCACTTCAACTTCTGTGGTGTTAGGTAATGAAGGGTGAAGTTATAAAGTCAGGTTGCAAGTGGAAGTGCAGTAGTTTCATTTGGGATGAATTATCTTATTTTTTGGGCAGAGAAAATCAATCTGTAGTATATGTACAGTGAAACCCATAAAGGCTTCCAAGTAACAAAGGTATGCGGGAAAGAGCTTGCTAAATAGGTACGGTTGCCTCTAACTGAGGGATGTGTTGGCAGCCAGTTCCATGAATGCAAGGTGTTTTTTGCACTTAGGAGAGGGAGGACAGATCAGCATCTGAGTGAATcatgggggaaagaaaagacagaccTGAACTATTTGAGTTAAAAATCTACACCCAGAGGCTTTTGTTCTATTTGGAATTTCTCCCCCCATATTTCTGACACACCTAAGGTAGAGTCAGAGCTCAGATCCAGagctcttctttctccctgccTCATCTCGAATGGAGTAGTTTGATCCAGCTTAAATtagtgttttgatgtttttattctttattattattattattattattattattaaattattattatttatttatattacaccattatgaaaaatgaaaaagattcaTCAGGTTTCACTTATGACTCATCGAGGGCAGGTAGTGTTACTATGCgttaagtttttcttctgtcagtatACACGTTGTTTAGAATAGGGACCAGATCTTCCCCTATCTTTATAAAATGCCTACTATAGCAAACTCGGGCTTGATCAGGAAATTTCAATGCTGTCATAATTCAGACAATAACAATAATGTAGTACTACTGGCAAGAAATTCTAAAACCAAAGTGCCTCAGATAATGTTGTTGCACATAGATGTGTTGCGCAGTCTCCTGTACTTGAGTTGTGCTGCATGTGAAGTACAACAGATTTGGCACTACTGCTTTACCAGAATGGCTTATCAATAACGCCTGCAGGTTACACTGCCTCTTCTCATGTCAGAAACATAGAGGGGTAACAGGAGATGCAGCCAACactgctattttttcttttccatttaattgTCATTTAAATCAAGTTATCTTTGGTAACAAGGTGTAGTCATCTTCATCTGAATATTTAATAAGAGGTGTCACGTATCAGAAGGCTTGGCATACCTCTTTGAGATCATGCTGTGCTCTCATTGCCTGAGATAGCTGGAACAGCTCACTGTAGAGAGAAGCTAGTCTGCAAAGGCTTTGAACAGTTATGAAGAAGGTGACAAATGGAAGCAAGGTTAGTTTAATTTAGTTGTGGGGTGTGCGTGCATGCTAGGCAACAAAGCTGTTCTACAAGGGTGGAGAAACACCGCAAGCCAGCATGGATCAGTGGATTTACATCTGTCTGATGCACAGTGCTGTAGTCTTGGCTTCATACTTTCTTACTTGCTTATTCGTGGTCTAAAGAATGTTAAAAGATGCAGACAGGTGGAGGAAGAGCTCCAAGATTGATTTTGCTTGTGATGTGAAGTTATCAAGAGCTGTAACAGTAGGAGAGGGAGCCGCAGTCTTATTTTGATCTAGAATGTATGGTGAAGGGTACAAGAATTTATATGACTGCCTGTGTCTTGTTTTACTTTCTATGTGAAATTAGCTTAACACCCTAAGCAGCGGAGTAGGAGAAGGCTACTTAGGtaataaaggaaaagagggtGACGTGCCAGCTGAGTTTGGATGAATGACCTCAGTGTGTGAGGACTGAGAGAACAGTGAGAAGAACACCATCATCAGAAGACTGTGTTTTTCATGGGCAGAAATGGCAGTTGTCTAGCTTGCACCATCTTTCCTGTGACTGACTTTCTCATGCAAAGTCCGTGGCAGTTAAGGTGACTATGCTGAATCTCTTCATAGATGCTCGTGTTATCAGTTTGCTCCCAGCATGCTCGTTAGCCTGTTAATTGACATACACATCCTCAGCCTGCACTTTCAGCTTGTTTTACTGTCAGTCTGTGGTGGCTCCTCAGGTCCACTCTAGCAAAGCTTGCATTTCTGAGGCAAGCAAAACAGCCCACAGATGTATAGTCTGGGAAGTGGTTTTAACATAATTTTAGTGAAAATATGATACAGATCTATAAAACGTTGCTACTAGTTGTTGATATCACTGTTTCCAGGTTACTGAAGATGCTTCATGCATTGATGCTGGTGAACAGAATTGAATGCTTAAGGTCATCCTCATGGGTGGAGTTTATATCTGGAGTACTTGCTTGCTGTAGGGAAATACTGCGATATGCCATGAGGCAGTGTATGTACTTAAAAGGATATTGAGAGGGATTGCCAGCTTTCTTAACAGATGATCTATGTGATGTGTCCAAAGACAGGAAATACATATCTGCTTTCATTTGACTTATTTAATGGGTACCATTCGGTGGGAGTTTTTTGCTTACagtgtcttttctttccttttttagttttctgagGAACTGGTGGTttcaaaaaggcattttaaagaGGTCTTTAAAAGCGGTTGTTCTCCTCGCTGTCTAGGAGGGTTCTGTGTGGGAGCAGAGAGTAGGATAAACTACTTCGTCCTGTTGTGGTCTTACTGCAAAGACAGTGCCTGAGCTATAGAGACTGGGAATTGACTCAGCCGTGGCCATTATCCAGATGCCACAGGCTAGGAGCAAAGGTCCTATGCCCTTATATTTGCAGTTCAGACCTAAAAAGATGATAGGCTTCTTGCAGCCAGAACTTGTTGCTAACGAATGGTCCTTCTGTGGTCACTTTGCCAATGCAGTTTTATTTGagtctttttcctctgaaaattaAAGACCTCATTGGTTTATTATTATATTGTATGTGCTTTCTGTTCTAGACCTTAATGAAATGTCGACCCCCCTTTAAATTGCTTACAAAtgacagaaagcatttttccttgccttcccagcttcatcttttttaattcttctgctccctttctTCCCATCCCCACTACTGTGATCCTTCATAGCCATGCTGCTCATGGTTTTCACCTTCTTTAAGAGGAGCTCTTTTGTACAAAGAGAGAATTTACAAGCTCTTGAAGTGCAGcatgaaaataacaaatgaaatcCTTCAGTGTGTTAAGGCCAAGAAAAGTTGCACAGGATGAAGATGCTGTTCAAGGTCTGGCAAGTGGCTTGGCCATGGTGGGGTTTTAACTTCCATTTTTAACgtttaaagcaaaaataggTTAATTGAATCTCTGCCGAATTTATACTTCTCTCAGCAAAGGAAAAGCGGTACCAGAACAAGGCAATTGGAGAGGCTTGGACCTAAAGGGTCCAATTCATGactaaatcaaaatgttttcatttacttttaatGCTAAAGTATTATTTGAATCACAGGCTTTAGCTGTGCTTGTCTTGACTCTGTGCAGAgctattttttctgtatgtgcATTGCTGTACAGCTAGCTTAAACGGATGACTACAAAAGAAAGGGCAATCTCATAACCATCACTTATCTCAGACCACTACTGGTAACAAAGTGAATGAATGCTCTGATTGCGTCTGGCACATTAGCTTCCTATTTCGCTTTTCTTATACAAAAAGATAACAGGAATGCAGGCCTTTTGCTTTATCTCACACAGTAAAAATGCACCTCAGCAAAGATTTGAATGGGCCTCAGGATTATTAGGATTGTAatgtcttgctttctttttcaagtaGGAAGAAACTAATTGTAATCATCTGTTGGGTTAGATGAACACAATGGGTTCTCAGCTGTAGACTTTCATCACAGTGGAGATCTTGTATGATTTGGCctggcagggctctgggctCACAAAAGTTTTGTAGGTGTCAGATGTTTGGCACTCAGAATCAAACACTGAAAGCCGTCGTCATACTTGCGTTTCTCCGCTTTCCAGTCTTTCGGATCTAGAATGCTGTCAACATTTAAAGCGAGTTATATTTAGAGGGGGCTAATGAAAAGCTGCTTAGCTAAGTCCAATTTCAGTTATGTGGGCTTGAGCAATAGTCTGGTCAAGTGCTGTTTCTGGCAGGATCCTGATGCAGTCCAGCAGGATGTCTGCTTAACTTCTGAGCTGGGGTTTCATGGTCTTGGTATTTTCTAGGAGCAAACTGACAATGTGGTATGGCTGCTGCCTTCGCTACTACCAatttgtaattttcatttttggaaaagaaaacaggaccaaattttgaaatgatgcATCTCATCTCGACAGCTTATTTTCTAAACACCACATGGAGCAGCCACTGCAGTCATGCTTACTGTGCTGTGGTcagctgctttttctcatttgcagTTATACTGCCCTCCATGCGACAGCCTctttatttccctctccttaATGTTCTGTGGCAGGCTGTCCTACCAGagaaatgatgatgatgatgaagaagcTGCCAGAGAACGTCGCCGACGGGCTCGACAGGAGAGGCTGCggcaaaaggaagaagaagatcTATCGGGGGATGTAACAGAGAAATCAGAAGTTAATGCTCAGAACAGGTAAATGTTTGATGTTTACTGATGGGTCAGCTGTACTTTTTGTTTGGAGGAGGGATGTATTTTGAAAAGGTCAGCCATGCTACTTCAATTTTAAGCACCAGGTTTGGCCATCTTTGCTCTGAGGAGGACCTAACGCTGTGAGGAGTGCCACTGGCTGTGTCAACACAGTGGGGAGGGAGCATCGCTGAGGCTAGGTTTGAGGCCATACTCATCACCCATTCCCAGAGTGTCCTCAGGTTGTCTATGGGGTAACACAATCACAGTTAGTGAGGGAAACCCCTCCAGTGCATCAGGCTGCCCCACAAACCTCCTCATAGTACATCTTTTGTCTTAACACTAGATGGACAGACAAGAAAGTGTATGGTCCTGCTTATAGGGGCCATGCTCTCACTGGCAAAAAAAGGCATATGGTAGGCACCCAGGCCTTAAGCTGTGGCAGAAATATGCCTGTGAGATTCTGTGTGTAAGCACTAAACACCAGCCCTCATTGTCACTGTCAGGGTCATGCAGCtgtaaacaacagaaaagctgGTGGGGTGAGGCATCACTTCTTACAAGCTGAGAGGGCAGTGCTGTCCTTCCAGTCTGTCCATTTTCACATATTCATGTCCATTTTTATATATctgtatttcatgttttcaaatattccattttctgttcagtttcaCATAACCACAAATAATATATCCATATTTCCTGTAGCCATAACACCATTGATAGAAGAGACCAGAAATATCATTTGTGATAGCAAACTAACAGATACTGAGCTCAAGTAGCATTCTATTAAATACAAGGAGAATTGATATAGATAAGTAAATGGCAACATTTCTGACTGCAGGTTAGCTCTTTCTagtataaaacaaacaaacaaacaaaaatacagtgagAAAGAGGGAGCAAAACTGCATGTAGGAAAATTAAACATCTGAATTTTGAAGGAGTCAAAAAAATCTCCAGAGACTGAGGGTGAGATCCAGTCCTGATACCTATAGCTGTTGAACAGCATGTCTTAAATTAGGAGCTATGCTCACTCCGTTTTCTATCAGATTCATGTCTCTGTATAGGCAATCACAACCACTCTGCGCCCTAAGTTGCCAGGTTATCCCCTTATGTTTTATGTTTGCGGATTTTGTTGCCAAACAGGGGTAGCCTCTTTCTTGTTGCTAGAGAAGGTCACTGAAGTCAGAAGGTATCTTGCTTGTGTAGCATCTTCAAAAATTTTGTCTGGGTATAAGACAAAGATTTCTCAAATATTCCCTCAGCCGAGCTGAAGAGGGCCTTAAAGCTAGCTGAGGTCTTTCAAGTATTCTGCTGCAGGGTGCGGAGTGGGAGGATGAATTTTTCGGAGCTGTTTGTATTTCAGCTGTTCCAAGCATCAGGGCCCGGTCCAGTGCTTACTGAGGTCAGTGAAACTCCTGGGGACTTCAGCGGCTCTTGGAGCTCGCCTGAAAGGGAACCTTTCCAGGCTCTGACATTGTGAAACGCCACATTCCTATACATGTAGAAATGCCAAAATTAATCCCCGGAACCATTTGGCTAAATTATGAATTATGCAACCTGTTGTGTTTTCAAACCATGGAATGATGTTACAgcaagcttttttatttttttattttttatttttaagaaaaaactaAGCATACATTGTTAGAaagcttttttaatgaaaagttgTCACTTTTATGTAGTGTGGCAGAAGATGAAACCAAACGTACAACCACAAGGGGAACAGATGATGAAGCTGCATTGTTGGAGAGACTGGCAAGACGTGAGGAGAGACGCCAAAAACGTCTACAGGAAGCCCTGGAACGTCAAAAGGAATTTGACCCAACGATCACAGATGGGAGCTTGTCAGTGCCCAGCAGGAGAGAAGTAAACaatgtggaagaaaatgagaccacagggaaagaggaaaaggttgAAACACGCCGAGGACGCTATGAGACTGAGGAAACGGAAACGGTTACCAAGTCATACCAAAGGAACAACTGGAGGCAAGATGgggaagaagatgaaaaaaaagaagaaaaagacaaggagGAGGCACAGGAGGACAAACCAAAGGAGGTACCCATAGAGGAAAATCAGGTAGATGTGGCAAAATCCACAGATAAAGAAGAGGTAGTAGAAACAAAAACTCTAGCTGTAAATGCAGAGGAACACCAAGCAGAGAATGATACAAATGCCGTGCAGGAAGGGGAGCAGAGTATAACTGATGCTGTagataaagagaaggaaaaggctgaagaagaaagggaaaaacttgaggcagaagaaagggagaggttaaaagcagaagaagaaaagaaggcagctgaagaaaaacagaaagcagaggaggaaaagagagcagctgaggaaagagagagggctaaggcagaagaggagaagaaagctgccgaggaaagagagagggctgaggcagaagaggaaaggaaagcagctgaggaaagagagagggctaaggcagaagaggaaaggaaagcagctgaggaaagagagagggctaaggcagaagaggagaggaaagcagctgaggaaagagagagggcTAAGGCAGAAGCGGAGAGGAAAGCAgctgaggaaagagagagggctaaggcagaagaggaaaagagggcagctgaagaaaaggctaagctagaagcagaaaaattaaaagaaaagcaaaagatggaagaaaagaaaacagaagataagcaggtaaaagagaagaaagtacAAGAGGAAAAACCTCAAGCAGCTTTCCTAAAAAAACAGGTACAGTAAACATTTTGCACCAAAATAAGACACCTGTTGTTTGTGAGAAATGTAATGCAAGAACAAAAAGATTGAATTGGAATTTCCTCACAGATCTGTTCCTGCATTTATACAACTAATACCCATGctgtctgttttttaa comes from Anser cygnoides isolate HZ-2024a breed goose chromosome 1, Taihu_goose_T2T_genome, whole genome shotgun sequence and encodes:
- the CALD1 gene encoding caldesmon isoform X2, yielding MDDFERRRELRRQKREEMRLEAERLSYQRNDDDDEEAARERRRRARQERLRQKEEEDLSGDVTEKSEVNAQNSVAEDETKRTTTRGTDDEAALLERLARREERRQKRLQEALERQKEFDPTITDGSLSVPSRREVNNVEENETTGKEEKVETRRGRYETEETETVTKSYQRNNWRQDGEEDEKKEEKDKEEAQEDKPKEVPIEENQVDVAKSTDKEEVVETKTLAVNAEEHQAENDTNAVQEGEQSITDAVDKEKEKAEEEREKLEAEERERLKAEEEKKAAEEKQKAEEEKRAAEERERAKAEEEKKAAEERERAEAEEERKAAEERERAKAEEERKAAEERERAKAEEERKAAEERERAKAEAERKAAEERERAKAEEEKRAAEEKAKLEAEKLKEKQKMEEKKTEDKQVKEKKVQEEKPQAAFLKKQEEDKEAKVEAKKEKLPEKLQPTSKKDQVKDDKDKEKAPKEEMKSVWDRKKGVPEQKAQNGERELTSPKLKSTENAFGRSNLKGIANAEEAKAGSQVEAGKRLDDLRRRQGENEKEDFEKLKEKQQEAAVELEELKKRREERRKILEEEEQKKKQEEVERKAREEEEKRRMKEEIERRRAEAAEKRQKMPEDGASEEKKPFKCFSPKGSSLKIEERAEFLNKSAQKSGMKPTQTTAVVSKIDSRLEQYTSAVVGTKAAKPAKPAASDLPVPAEGVRNIKSMWEKGNVFSSPSGGTGAPNKETAGLKVGVSSRINEWLTKTPESNKSPAPKPSDLRPGDVSGKRNLWEKQSVDKPAASSSKVTAAGKKSETNGLRQLEKEP
- the CALD1 gene encoding caldesmon isoform X4 encodes the protein MDDFERRRELRRQKREEMRLEAERLSYQRNDDDDEEAARERRRRARQERLRQKEEEDLSGDVTEKSEVNAQNSVAEDETKRTTTRGTDDEAALLERLARREERRQKRLQEALERQKEFDPTITDGSLSVPSRREVNNVEENETTGKEEKVETRRGRYETEETETVTKSYQRNNWRQDGEEDEKKEEKDKEEAQEDKPKEVPIEENQVDVAKSTDKEEVVETKTLAVNAEEHQAENDTNAVQEGEQSITDAVDKEKEKAEEEREKLEAEERERLKAEEEKKAAEEKQKAEEEKRAAEERERAKAEEEKKAAEERERAEAEEERKAAEERERAKAEEERKAAEERERAKAEEERKAAEERERAKAEAERKAAEERERAKAEEEKRAAEEKAKLEAEKLKEKQKMEEKKTEDKQVKEKKVQEEKPQAAFLKKQVKDDKDKEKAPKEEMKSVWDRKKGVPEQKAQNGERELTSPKLKSTENAFGRSNLKGIANAEEAKAGSQVEAGKRLDDLRRRQGENEKEDFEKLKEKQQEAAVELEELKKRREERRKILEEEEQKKKQEEVERKAREEEEKRRMKEEIERRRAEAAEKRQKMPEDGASEEKKPFKCFSPKGSSLKIEERAEFLNKSAQKSGMKPTQTTAVVSKIDSRLEQYTSAVVGTKAAKPAKPAASDLPVPAEGVRNIKSMWEKGNVFSSPSGGTGAPNKETAGLKVGVSSRINEWLTKTPESNKSPAPKPSDLRPGDVSGKRNLWEKQSVDKPAASSSKVTAAGKKSETNAGLRQLEKEP
- the CALD1 gene encoding caldesmon isoform X1, producing MDDFERRRELRRQKREEMRLEAERLSYQRNDDDDEEAARERRRRARQERLRQKEEEDLSGDVTEKSEVNAQNSVAEDETKRTTTRGTDDEAALLERLARREERRQKRLQEALERQKEFDPTITDGSLSVPSRREVNNVEENETTGKEEKVETRRGRYETEETETVTKSYQRNNWRQDGEEDEKKEEKDKEEAQEDKPKEVPIEENQVDVAKSTDKEEVVETKTLAVNAEEHQAENDTNAVQEGEQSITDAVDKEKEKAEEEREKLEAEERERLKAEEEKKAAEEKQKAEEEKRAAEERERAKAEEEKKAAEERERAEAEEERKAAEERERAKAEEERKAAEERERAKAEEERKAAEERERAKAEAERKAAEERERAKAEEEKRAAEEKAKLEAEKLKEKQKMEEKKTEDKQVKEKKVQEEKPQAAFLKKQEEDKEAKVEAKKEKLPEKLQPTSKKDQVKDDKDKEKAPKEEMKSVWDRKKGVPEQKAQNGERELTSPKLKSTENAFGRSNLKGIANAEEAKAGSQVEAGKRLDDLRRRQGENEKEDFEKLKEKQQEAAVELEELKKRREERRKILEEEEQKKKQEEVERKAREEEEKRRMKEEIERRRAEAAEKRQKMPEDGASEEKKPFKCFSPKGSSLKIEERAEFLNKSAQKSGMKPTQTTAVVSKIDSRLEQYTSAVVGTKAAKPAKPAASDLPVPAEGVRNIKSMWEKGNVFSSPSGGTGAPNKETAGLKVGVSSRINEWLTKTPESNKSPAPKPSDLRPGDVSGKRNLWEKQSVDKPAASSSKVTAAGKKSETNAGLRQLEKEP
- the CALD1 gene encoding caldesmon isoform X3; translated protein: MISRSYCRQNLSSLSKLSYQRNDDDDEEAARERRRRARQERLRQKEEEDLSGDVTEKSEVNAQNSVAEDETKRTTTRGTDDEAALLERLARREERRQKRLQEALERQKEFDPTITDGSLSVPSRREVNNVEENETTGKEEKVETRRGRYETEETETVTKSYQRNNWRQDGEEDEKKEEKDKEEAQEDKPKEVPIEENQVDVAKSTDKEEVVETKTLAVNAEEHQAENDTNAVQEGEQSITDAVDKEKEKAEEEREKLEAEERERLKAEEEKKAAEEKQKAEEEKRAAEERERAKAEEEKKAAEERERAEAEEERKAAEERERAKAEEERKAAEERERAKAEEERKAAEERERAKAEAERKAAEERERAKAEEEKRAAEEKAKLEAEKLKEKQKMEEKKTEDKQVKEKKVQEEKPQAAFLKKQEEDKEAKVEAKKEKLPEKLQPTSKKDQVKDDKDKEKAPKEEMKSVWDRKKGVPEQKAQNGERELTSPKLKSTENAFGRSNLKGIANAEEAKAGSQVEAGKRLDDLRRRQGENEKEDFEKLKEKQQEAAVELEELKKRREERRKILEEEEQKKKQEEVERKAREEEEKRRMKEEIERRRAEAAEKRQKMPEDGASEEKKPFKCFSPKGSSLKIEERAEFLNKSAQKSGMKPTQTTAVVSKIDSRLEQYTSAVVGTKAAKPAKPAASDLPVPAEGVRNIKSMWEKGNVFSSPSGGTGAPNKETAGLKVGVSSRINEWLTKTPESNKSPAPKPSDLRPGDVSGKRNLWEKQSVDKPAASSSKVTAAGKKSETNAGLRQLEKEP